A genomic region of Phragmites australis chromosome 2, lpPhrAust1.1, whole genome shotgun sequence contains the following coding sequences:
- the LOC133899307 gene encoding uncharacterized protein LOC133899307 — MNFFSSVFSAPVAEHGDEEGDEKQREGEQEPAAGEGEEEVAGESGGGWIFGGLVKTLKEEIEEQRKEQEAIAAAEEAQRGAGAEAPAAEGDADSGGGWIFGGLIKTLAEEIEAQRKEHEAGAEGEGGAEAEAEAAAVDGEEVEEEEGEGSGGGWSFGGLIKTLAEEIESQRKENESAAATEEEGEWGAEAETAAADEGEGSGGGWSIVGLVKTFSSRSESVIGGYRRDLQDLGSGLRLETAALRAAAAHAAAVLPGALQAGASAASDRLESVGQAVDDLGAAAAVLLSHANEALRSAEANAEDGDGGSRPSDAAASGASWRSPLSSKKYTRFEAQVLALRADPATFTEEPEDSEGFDRWRGSFSVDERREEIEAVLQESPGLESFVERLVPSVVDYETFWNRYFFAVEKLRQAEDVRTKLVSRAMSKEEDEELSWDVDDDDDDDNNNGDHKEGTNFMVDKKKEQMAEPVNRETESSGKQKAVVENDSAEDKEVALVVTKDSTGEASTPKSSDGPVQEEKTEAGDSSKESDFSVVSRQPALEDDLSWEEIEDVSDQDEKKGASPRSSSASKVDLKKRLNSVEDDEDLSWDVDE, encoded by the coding sequence ATGAATTTCTTCAGCTCTGTCTTCTCGGCCCCCGTCGCGGAGCACGGTGACGAGGAGGGGGACGAGAAGCAGCGGGAGGGCGAGCAGGAaccggcggcgggggagggagaggaggaggtggcgggagAGTCCGGCGGCGGGTGGATCTTCGGCGGGCTGGTCAAGACGCTCAAGGAGGAGATTGAGGAGCAGAGGAAAGAGCAGGAGGCCATCGCCGCCGCGGAGGAGGCCCAGCGGGGAGCCGGGGCGGAAGCCCCTGCGGCGGAGGGGGATGCTGACTCCGGCGGCGGGTGGATCTTCGGCGGACTGATCAAGACGCTTGCGGAGGAGATTGAAGCGCAGCGGAAAGAGCATGAGGCAGGCgccgagggagagggaggagccGAGGCGGaagcggaagcggcggcggtggatggGGAGGAagttgaggaggaggaaggtgaGGGTTCCGGCGGCGGGTGGAGCTTCGGAGGGCTGATAAAGACGCTCGCGGAGGAGATAGAGTCGCAGCGGAAAGAGAATGagtccgccgccgccacggaggaggagggcgagtGGGGAGCCGAGGCGGAAACCGCGGCGGCGGATGAGGGGGAGGGTTCCGGCGGCGGGTGGAGCATCGTGGGGTTGGTGAAGACGTTCTCCTCGCGGTCGGAGTCAGTGATCGGGGGCTACCGCCGCGACCTTCAAGACCTCGGCTCCGGCCTCCGCCTCGAGACCGCCGCCCTCCGCGCAGCCGCCGCGCACGCCGCCGCGGTGCTCCCTGGCGCGCTACAGGCTGGTGCGTCCGCCGCCTCCGACAGGCTCGAGTCCGTCGGCCAGGCGGTCGACGACCTCGGCGCCGCAGCCGCCGTTCTCCTCTCGCACGCCAACGAGGCCCTCCGGTCCGCCGAGGCCAATGCTgaggatggcgacggcggcTCCCGCCCCTCCGACGCTGCCGCTTCTGGCGCCTCCTGGCGCTCGCCCCTGTCGTCCAAGAAGTACACCAGGTTTGAAGCCCAGGTCCTGGCGCTGCGAGCCGATCCCGCCACATTCACTGAGGAGCCCGAGGACTCCGAGGGGTTCGACAGGTGGAGGGGCTCCTTCTCAGTtgacgagaggagggaggagatagAGGCGGTGCTCCAGGAAAGCCCTGGACTGGAGAGCTTTGTGGAGAGGCTTGTGCCGTCAGTTGTGGATTATGAGACGTTCTGGAACCGTTATTTCTTTGCGGTTGAGAAGCTCAGGCAGGCAGAGGATGTCCGCACCAAACTCGTGAGCAGGGCCATGtcgaaggaggaggatgaagaacTCAGCTGGGATgtcgatgacgacgacgatgacgataaCAATAATGGTGATCACAAAGAAGGCACAAACTTCATGGTAGATAAGAAAAAGGAGCAAATGGCAGAACCTGTTAACCGTGAAACAGAGAGCAGTGGGAAACAAAAAGCAGTGGTTGAAAATGATTCGGCAGAAGACAAggaggtggccttggtggtgACAAAGGACAGCACTGGTGAGGCATCGACACCAAAGTCGAGTGATGGGCCGGTGCAAGAAGAGAAGACTGAAGCTGGTGACTCGTCCAAGGAGAGTGATTTCTCAGTGGTGTCTCGACAACCAGCACTGGAGGATGATCTTAGCTGGGAAGAGATTGAAGATGTCAGCGATCAAGATGAGAAGAAAGGGGCAAGTCCAAGGTCAAGCTCTGCTAGTAAAGTAGATCTCAAAAAACGTCTTAATTCTGTGGAAGATGACGAGGACCTAAGTTGGGATGTCGATGAGTAG
- the LOC133899333 gene encoding ubiquitin-conjugating enzyme E2 20-like, translating into MSRGENNDAQASNVPAASAAASAGAKPGASGAGPRGAEGQSVVRRLQSELMALMMGGDPGVSAFPEGDNIFHWVGTIAGSAGTAYEGTSYRLALAFTADYPYKPPKVRFDTPCFHPNVDAHGNICLDILQDKWSSAYDVRTILLSIQSLLGEPNNDSPLNTQAAALWANQEEFRKMVEKLYKPA; encoded by the exons ATGTCTCGGGGAGAGAACAACGACGCGCAGGCCAGCAACGTCCCTGCCGCCTCCGCGGCCGCGTCGGCGGGGGCGAAGCCCGGTGCGTCAGGCGCGGGCCCTCGTGGCGCGGAGGGCCAGTCGGTGGTGCGCCGTCTCCAGTCGGAGCTGATGGCGCTGATGATGGGCGGCGACCCGGGCGTGTCGGCGTTCCCCGAGGGCGACAACATCTTCCACTGGGTGGGCACCATCGCCGGCTCGGCCGGCACCGCGTACGAGGGCACCTCGTACCGCCTCGCGCTCGCCTTCACCGCCGATTACCCCTACAAGCCGCCCAAGGTGCGGTTCGACACCCCCTGCTTCCACCCCAACGTCGACGCCCACGGCAACATCTGCCTCGACATCCTCCAGGACAAGTGGTCGTCGGCCTACGACGTGCGCACCATCCTCCTCTCCATCCAGAGCCTGCTCGGAG AGCCGAACAACGACTCGCCGCTCAACACGCAGGCGGCAGCGCTCTGGGCGAACCAGGAAG AGTTCAGGAAGATGGTGGAGAAGCTCTACAAGCCCGCGTAG
- the LOC133909852 gene encoding uncharacterized protein LOC133909852, giving the protein MLDPLSIPNDPMFKGLFDFVFIDEKWFNITRKTERYYTIPGEDEPTRTCKNKNFIPKIMILTALARPRFNSDGNCTFDGKIGSFPLVTFEPAKRSSVNRPAGTLEMKPIESITKEVTRTFLIEKVLPVIRAKWPCEDANKPIYIQQDNARPHIAPNDKLFCDAAKQDGFDIRLICQPANSPDFNILDLGFFNSIQSIQYKTTAKTTSELVAAVDKAFQEYSVRQLNRIFLTLHLVMKEAMKDGGGNGYDIPHIKKGMLERQGQLPLQIRCDVSLVQEAMAQINE; this is encoded by the exons ATGCTTGACCCACTGAGTATTCCCAATGACCCAATGTTTAAAGGACTATTCGATTTTGTTTTCATTGATGAGAAATGGTTCAATATTACAAGGAAAACTGAGAGATATTATACGATTCCAGGAGAAGATGAGCCCACACGGACTTGTAAAAACAAGAACTTCATTCCTAAGATCATGATTTTGACTGCTCTTGCTCGACCAAGATTTAATTCTGATGGAAATTGCACATTTGATGGTAAAATTGGGTCCTTCCCTCTCGTGACATTCGAACCAGCTAAGAGATCAAGTGTCAACCGGCCTGCAGGGACATTGGAGATGAAGCCGATCGAATCTATTACAAAGGAAGTCACTCGAACATTTCTGATTGAAAAGGTCTTACCTGTGATTCGTGCTAAATGGCCATGTGAAGATGCAAACAAACCCATATATATACAGCAAGACAATGCTCGACCTCATATTGCACCTAATGACAAATTATTTTGTGATGCTGCCAAGCAAGATGGGTTTGATATTCGTTTGATATGTCAACCTGCAAATTCACCtgattttaacattttagatttggGTTTCTTTAATTCTATTCAGTCAATTCAGTACAAGACAACAGCAAAAACAACATCAGAACTTGTAGCTGCTGTTGATAAG GCTTTCCAGGAATATTCGGTGCGTCAGTTGAACAGAATTTTCTTGACACTTCATCTTGTTATGAAGGAAGCCATGAAAGATGGAGGTGGCAATGGATACGATATTCCACACATAAAGAAAGGGATGCTAGAAAGACAAGGACAACTTCCTTTGCAGATTAGATGTGATGTCTCATTGGTACAGGAGGCTATGGCGCAGATCAATGAATAA
- the LOC133902648 gene encoding uncharacterized protein LOC133902648 — MSPSSGGRRALGEIDLNVAPDSGDRRILGEIDFNLAPSYGGPRALGEIDLNVELEEEMNAELLIGFNHSFGAPDENTFDAGSAPHAENIIFRNEVSNDKRRRIFESLLAKANNGILKRHVTTEISASFGVPIRTIQRIWKQGKDCLDQGILVDVSSGKCRSGRKRIEVDVSGIRDLPLSSRTTLDDLCAHLHVSKGKLLAMKREG, encoded by the exons ATGTCACCAAGTTCTGGAGGTCGAAGAGCACTAGGAGAGATTGATTTGAACGTGGCACCAGATTCTGGAGATCGAAGAATACTAGGAGAGATTGATTTTAATTTGGCACCAAGTTATGGAGGTCCAAGAGCACTAGGAGAGATTGATTTGAATGTGGAGCTAGAAGAAGAAATGAATGCTGAATTGCTGATAG GTTTTAATCATAGTTTTGGGGCTCCAGATGAAAATACTTTTGATGCTGGGAGTGCTCCGCATGctgaaaatattatatttaggAATGAAGTGTCTAATGACAAACGGAGAAGAATATTTGAATCTTTGCTAGCAAAAGCCAACAATGGAATCCTGAAGCGCCATGTGACAACAGAAATTTCTGCATCATTTGGAGTACCTATTCGGACGATACAACGCATTTGGAAACAAGGTAAAGATTGTCTTGACCAAGGTATTTTGGTCGATGTTTCTAGTGGAAAGTGCAGATCTGGCCGTAAGAGAATTGAAGTGGATGTATCTGGGATTCGTGATCTTCCATTGTCAAGTCGAACTACGCTAGATGATTTGTGTGCCCACTTACATGTGAGTAAAGGCAAGTTGCTAGCAATGAAACGGGAAG GTTAA
- the LOC133899316 gene encoding protein DELETION OF SUV3 SUPPRESSOR 1(I)-like, with amino-acid sequence MATAGAPAADAKAEAAKMDLLEDDDEFEEFEIDQEWDEKEHGNETVQQWEDDWDDDDVNDDFSLQLRKELEGNAQKS; translated from the exons ATGGCGACGGCAGGGGCGCCGGCAGCGGACGCGAAGGCGGAGGCGGCCAAGATGGACCTCCTCGAGGATGACGACGAGTTCGAGGAATTCGAGATCGACCAAG AATGGGATGAAAAGGAACATGGCAATGAAACCGTCCAGCAGTGGGAGGACGACTGGGATGATGATGACGTTAACGATGATTTCTCGCTGCAGCTGAGGAAAGAGCTGGAAGGCAACGCCCAGAAGAGCTGA